The window TTCAAATTCAATGTTAACTTCAAATCTAGAAAATCATCAAAATTTAACAGgagttttattttccctttaaaactAAACAGCCTGAAAAACAACCACAAATGGAGCAAGAATGCTTGGGAGTTGAAGAAAATCAAGTAGCACACTCACATTCATTCAATTTATTATTCAGCAGAATATTTATAGTCAATGtggtagtttaaaatttttcactgttagctacatattatttaattcatAACTATAATAGACCTACTGGTTGAAAATAGGAAagttaaacagaaatttaaaaaattaaaagtaatgaagGGCTACGTCTACAAAGAGGTCTCTACCAGATCTCTGCaagatacatttatataaaaatgtttatactaATATACCAAATGGCTAAAAAATGAGTCTCCAAATTCTTTTCTGAAtcacattgaaattttaaaaagaatttataatttttatattctaactACAAGAAATCAAAAATTAGATCTTGTAAGCACTTTTTTCTATTAATGATTTAGCTGCCAATTTTCAATCTGCATTTATATAATTAGATGCCCAAGTCACATTACTAATAAACATATTTGTTGATAAACTATATAAGAAAAAGCCTTTAGGATAAACGGTGCATCTCTTACTCTAATTAGAGTATATTAAAACATAAATCCTtatgcttttaaatgttttatcctAAAAACTCTTCTTTATTATGCACTCTGCCAAAGTCAATGAAACTATTTAGAAACTCTTAAAGCAAGTTAAATGTTTGCCTAAAGGAAACAAGATTGAAATTAAGAATTACACAGATCCCACTTTAAATTCTGGCTCTGTCACTAACCTACTAAGTAACCTGGAGTATAACGTCTCATTTGTAACACAGAAACTCAACTACCCACTTCAAAATTAGTCAAAAGAACTAGTCAAACATATAAAACAGCCTAATAAAATGACCAGTACATAGTAGGCATTCAAATGGTTCCTTTGCCCTTTTAGCCACTCAAGTACTAAATTAACACAGATtttacttggtattcttggtttGTAAGGACTATTTCACACAATTTTTGGGGTTATATTCAGGTttgatagttaaaaatattttgtgagctattagagaaagataaattttatattacagAATTCGATTCCTTAtcacaaaaagattaaaaaaaaaaactgtttactCACCTCAGTAGTGAATCCTACTAGTACACTGGTTGCTAAAGGGAGTGGGGTAAAAAGATGGCACTTAGCTCCGACAGAATGTCTCTAGCAATAACTCAAAAGGTACAGGGAAGATGAGgatgaaatagaaaacctgagTAACTTGGGTAGTGAGAGCCAATGAAGAACAGGTAAAAAGGTAGAAGATGTAAGTTTCTATGTCATTATACCTACTAATTATGTAAACACAGTTTCATCTAAAATATGAGTATATCACTTAATtaagaagcaaataaaacaacACATGTAAAATCATGTTGAAACATCCTAATTCTATACAAATATCAACTACTCCCATATCATATGAAAATTCAGCTACCAAACATCTGGCAGCAATCAGGCTGAAGCAAAGAGGGTTTTCTTATGCTTACAactatggtttttttttgttttttttttttttttaatgatctttttAACAGTGGGGAGTACTAAGTTAAACCATACTTAACTACTGCTCACAGTTACACAGTTATTTCATTCTGGATTTACTTCAGAGCTTTGGTTATAGTGCATTAAATCAGAGATCATCCAGTTGAAGATTATATTTCATGTAATCATTCAGCATTAATAATAAGCATGAAtatcataaaactaaaaatactgGATGGTGGgtgaaaaacaataattaatgTACAAGAAGTTCAATATATGGTGTGGGCAATTTCTCAGGACAGAAGGACATTTCCATAAAtcatcattcaacaaataatttgaaTGCCTACGATGTTCCAGGTTCATGAGGTTcctatttaaaatctttaatagTAAAATCAGGTTTAAAACCAAATAAGCTGTATCTAGAATTTCAACAGGTACCTAAATTCTACTCCATTTAAGCTACTTGCAAAGATGTTTGACAAGTACTAGACCACAAGACAGAAATAGCAAATATCtcttgatattaaaatattaaaacaaaaataagtaggtattaattccttcatttcaaaggtGTACTCTTCCATTAATCTGAAGTCTGTGTGCTAGCCTCATCTATGCTTTTAAGACTTACTTTCTTAACCTTAAAACTGTTACTAATAAATTAGTTCTACAAATATCAGAATATATAAATCGGAGAACACATAGTTAACTAAGTGTGGTTTCATTTCTAAACGTATGAAACATAGGTAAGACTAAAGCTATACTAAGGGAACAATCACAAGTTGGATGCTCACCATTCCTGAATGCCAGACATCAGGTTCTACTGGCTTTACTACTATGATTCTTTGATTTACCAGctattctctttatttaaattctGCCTACTGTACTTTGCCACACTATGAGACTGAGGTAGATGACTAGCTGTTGGCATAGAGGAGTCACTGTTTGGCACTTTGCAAAGTACACAGATTAAGGACACTCTCTTGACTTCCATCATCACACACAGCATAAATTTCCTTCACTCAAGGTCCTTGAGAACTGATTTTTCTATATCAACttccctttctattatctagagggaaacaggaaaaaagaatgcAACTTAAAACCTTATTTTCGTGTTAGTTTCATTAATTTCATGAATGTGGTTTCTTGCTTTTAGTCCAATGATCAACATATCCCAATTATAACCTCTTCTGAAAACTCCATTTGAAGTTAACACAAAAGTTTTCAGGATTAATAAACTGACTCACCTTTTGAGTGATTTCAAACAATAACTTTTACAGGGGTTAAGATTAAAACTTACAAAgtcacatatacataaaatagataCTAATACCAATCTAAGTCAATGAATGCTACTATCAAAGTTTAGTCCTCCTTGTCTGATACTTATATAAATAATGTCATTTACCTGAAGCtgttccacagtttctttgtGAGCTTTTTCCATACTGTTCATTTTTGTTCTCAAATTTGACTCTTGGTACTGAAAGTCTGCCTTTAGTTCAGTtaactgaaagaataaaagaggggatacatacatatatatatatgtatatggcagggatatacatatatatatatatctgtcttATCTGcccacatacacatataaatattcctcatgtttttttaaaagtagatgttAACAACATTTTCCTGAGTTTTATAACTTAGTTAGAATTTGTTCTGTGAAATGATGAATTCTATCTGCTTTTATTAACCTTAAGTTGCCATTTTTGTTTCTGGCTTCAGTGGACAGAGCTAGACTACTGGTAAGCTAACAGAAAAACTTTATGCTAATATCTTAAGAAGCATTTGATTTAAAATGTACTTCATATGTTAGTATAAgcaaaagtaaacatttaaactagttttgaattaaaataatctttcaatggtaaaaggaaaaaagtttcacAATGTGTAAGTATAAAGAGGAATGAATGGTCATATTAATCAagagctgtatttttttttaaatttaaatttttttatttgtatatttatgcaCAGGATTATGTACATAATACCACCATAGTAACATTTGTACTTGAAGCAAAAGTGGAGAACAAAGCGCAGAAATACAACTAATgtagaatgagaaggaaaaaatgattacCAAAATATTTAGGCTAAATTagacaaatataagaaaaaaattagtggcTTGAGGAAGCAAAGACTGCATGacaaatttttcataaatataaataacagaCACAAATATGTAATATCTCAtccaattaaaaagcaaattgttacataatttataagaaatatgtAGAAGCTGCTTCAGGTTATTCTCAAATGTTCTTCACAATgcaagatttaatttttttttgttttcttcctgtacCTAGTAAGCCTGAAGATATACAACAGTGAAAACAAAGTCGTAATGTCTGACATTtatctttccaaataaaatcccttGTTTTATCAAATTCAAAGAATAACTAAATTCTCTATTTTCCATATTACAGAACTCCTATTCTGAAATGCCAGTTCACACCCTCAACTAAGATAATTATTCTATTCATTACATTGTAGTTGCCTCCAGTGTACAAACTTCTGTAATATAAAGACTGTGtactatttgttttttatagcCTCATGACCTAGTAGTGTCTAGCTCTAGAAGTCactgaaaaactgaaattcagaaaaataacttgccttagatttaaaagaaaaagttacaaaCATGTAGTTATTctagatttataattatttttcttacaacACTTCTAATTTCAAATcctgtattgtttatttttgttttaataaggaacactaagaaaaatcaaaacaacttcAACCAACTACTCTAACACAGAACAGTTATACTAGAGGAGGGAAAAACACCTAAATAAGTCAGTATTACACAAGTATTACTTGGTTTTGGAATCTTCGCTATTTTGCAataaatttggcattttcatcttttttcaagGTTAATGTAGATATACTTGACTTTGTACAATAAAGTTTCTCTAAAATTTTGTGTATAGAAAGTATTTCCAAAAaggcattaattttaaaaaatgctatcaaAAAGAACTATAATTTTCCTATACTGAATTTAAAGGtacaaatgtatttaaatacaCAATCCCATTAAAGGGtgagaaaatggaatttaaaaagttgTTGAAAGCCAGAAGTAAAAGCCAGCTCAGGCTCAAGTTTTGCTACTATGAAGTCTCAGAGATAAATAATTCATGTATGAATTTATAATCATGTGTTATCTTTCTTggggaatactggggattgaacccaggggtatttttaCAGTGagcttttttgagacagggattcacTAATttgctagggccttgctaagttgctgaagctagtgtcaaacttgcaatcctcctgcctcagtcttccaagttgttgggattacatgtgtgcaccaccatacccaacgTGCCTTATACTTTTAAAAGGAATGTTTTTAATGTCCTACTGCATAAGACATTTGTTTAATATAGGTTAAACTACATTCCCTGGGATAACAAAACAAGTACAAGAGTAGGTTCTATCCTCAAAGTTGACAAAACATCAGTAATGGCATCCATGAGGACTTAGACAAGCTATAGTGCACACTTTGCAGACTCATTTAATCACTGCAAACATTCCATGAGAGTACCaacaatggttttattttttaaatgagaaaaaaaaggcctaaaaggaaatattctgttcaaggtcacaaagaaaatgatagaattgGAGTTTGAACCTGAGTATGGCTAAATatcttcaaaattcattttctgcTCCATGCCTGCCCTCTATTATCCTAATACCATGACATAAGACCACCTTAAATGTGTAATTCTATTAACATTTCTCTTTCCCCTAAACAGAAAACATATGTGATATCCTCTTAATTTATCTAAGAAACTAAGTATCAGTAAGTATACTCTCTACAAAATGATCTTAGATACCTAATACAAGTGAGTACCACACAGGAAATTCTCTTACCATTACTTCTAATCAAGAGTTATTTGATCTGGGCTGATAAAAACACATCAGTGTATATTACAGTATATTCAATTACTTTCTTAAATTATAGGAACTCATAGAATATTCCAATCATAtcacattttcaaattattagGTTATTAgacctattttaaaattacatgctTAGTGAAAACTAATGTTGTGAAATTAGTACTACTCAAATTAGCTCTCAGTTAAATTGTAGAATcacaaaaattttgaaagatcATTTTTACTTATCTTCATTAGCTGGTTTAAATTCTAACTTGGGCTATTCTAATTTATAACAATGGTGAATGACAAATATTACcaaattatttaggaaaatttACAATTATCAAGCAATAGTcaagaaattattctttttttttaaataattttttagtcaCTGATAgacctcttttttttatttatttatatgcagtgctgagatcTGAACCCAGggttcacacatgctaggcaagtgctctgccactgagccataatcccagcccaAGACATTATTCTTAAGTAGGCTTCAGTGAACCACATTCttacctttttatctttttctaaaatggTCTGGTCTCTTTGCTGTAAGAGACGCTTAAGTGACATCACCTCTTCTTTCAGCTGACTTATAAGGACAAAATTGTCTGTTCCCCCACTATCTGCTGACTGATTTATAgagctactaaaaaaaaaaaaaggtaaaacacagttaaataaagtagaagaaaaattagcATGTGTTCAAATTGCATAAATTAGACAATTCCACAAACATCCTTAAGGCTAATGCAAAAAAATATGTACCTGACAGAAATGGATGCAACTGGCAAATTACCTTACTAATGGCACACATTACATACACCTGCAGAAATATAATTCAGTATTAGCTTTTAGGGGGTCAATACTTCTAGTGTAAAGCAATAGGCAGCCAATTTGTACAGTAACATCAGCAAACTTTTGGCTAATGAACTAAAACAAAGTCacactcaaaatatttcaaatctaaacattttctaagtaggtcaattttaaaataccacaatCAAGATTTGTGTTTCTTTGAAGAACAATTAAGATAATGTTCTCTagtcaatgttttcttttttttaaaacccaaattCATTCCCAACTACAACAACATAGTTTAGTGCCACTTTCTTAttgccaaaattaaaattttcttaactGATGTTTACGCTTCTATGTGACTCGAAGAAGTCAGTGTAGAAGACACatgtttctattcttttatctAATAATAACTGGCAATCAACCATAACTGTTCAACTGAGTTAAATTTTTACAGCACTAAAGGAATTCATTTTTACCTATCTCCATTAGATGGCTTAGATTCCAATTTGGGCTTTTTCTTTGGAGTTTCATTCTGAATTGCTGCAGAGGATTTATGGCTGAAACCAAACATTAATAAGAATAATTAGATAAAAAGAGCAGAAGCATCAATTGATAAGTTATTCTTCTTCCCCTAAAATATTACGGAGCCACACTGATACTTTTAAAGTCTAAGTGACAGTGAAAGGAATATCACATTTAcaagaatatatttcaaatatttcagaaaatatgttaatatatttacCTCTGTTTCCACAGTCCCTGCTCTTGTTCTGGACTTAGACTGCTGATTCTGAAAAACACATAAATGACATCTGATAACaacatttatttaatacatatttaataacATTCTTTTCCAATAGAATCAAATTATGTCATAAACAAAACACTATAAATCTTATGTTCAGAGAAAGGTATATTTAATTAAGTTTTCAGGCtaatactatattgaataaattatattctaatGGAATAAATACTAATCAAATGACTACTAAccacattaaatttttaaaaacatacaatggtagagactgaattttctttttcatcaggaGCTCCATAATTCCATCTAATATACCAAGGGTTGGGgcatataaacataaaaactatAACAGAGTTCTATAATTACTTCAGATGCCCTTAGTATTTCATACACAAAATCTGCATCTTTAAAGTTAAGATTTTTCTAATAATTCAAAATGGAGACTCTTTCAAGGAACTCAATTTGCTCAGAATAGTGCATCTTGCTGGTTGAGGAACTATCTTAATTCCTTTGATACTTTTCTAGTTTTCCTGAGAATCCTctctttagatttttctttagTTAGTAATCTAAAGAAGGCATGCTGAAAACAAtatagtaaaaaattattttacttagaCTTATAATGTCAGTTCCATTTTGCCATATTAATAATTTATGATTCATTATGAATcctgtgtttttttccttctgcacTTGCACTTTAGTCAATCCTTTACTAATGTCTTTATTCACTCAACATGTATACAGTATCTCCTGCAAACCAGATACCATAAAATTTGAGAGAGATAAAAACTCGTAGGCTGGGTGCATTGGGCAAGTTATTCAAAATTCTTGAGTCTCAGTtcccccatctgtaaaatgggtataatatatttattacaaGGGCAGAAGCATTTAGTACAGTGCTAGCACATACAACCTAAAAATATGTATGCGTTTACACATGTATAAAGTACACTGTTGTTTTAGCTATAGATGATATTTAGGCCAAAGTAAAAAACAACCCATGTTCTTAAGAATCACCTTTAAATAAATAGGAAGTTGGGGAAATCACAGCTGTAACTCTATAGACCCGAGTTACTCTTTTGTGTCAATGAACGGCAATTCTACTGAGGAATTCTTTTACGTATTTCATTAACAGTATAAGCACTAGGAAGCCAAATAATCACACATCAGTTAATAGCACTAATTAGATTCTGAAGTGAGAACaatcacattaaaattatttattggaaACACTTGGATCCCCCATCTTAGTTTTCTGAAGGGTGACCATTCCTGAATCCAAACTGAACTTAGCACCATAACTGCTGCGACCACCACCACGCTGTCCCTGTACACCAATCACCATCTATCCCAATATGTATGTTCCTCATATTTGTTCTGATCTCTGCAatttacccctaaaaactggCTGCCTGTTCATAAAACGGTCCCTTGGCCATCAAATATAAAATGGAAGAGTTGGCCCTCTGTATCATCAGGTTCCACATCTGAGGATTCAACTAACTGTGAACAGAAAATGTAGTTAAGACTGTTGTTGTCTGCATTCAATGAgcagatttctcattttctgaacaATACAGTACAGCAACTATTTATGTAACACATTCCATTGGTATTGtaaataatttagagatgatttaagtacatgaaaagaaatGCAGAGGTATGTGAAAAAACTGTACCTTTTAAAATAAGGGAACTGAGCACTTGAAACCAACTGCCAGGGATACCTAGTAATGACTGTGTTTGTATTTCTTAAGtagtcaaaagaaaagaaaatttgaaagtgaagacTGTTCTTTTCCCCTTTACTTTAGAAATCTGCTATTCTTTTCCAAAGATTAGGTTACTGCCACCTCATTTGATCTTTCAAATATACTCTGATTGCATTCTttcatatcatgctaagtcaaatctATCCACAAATGACAAGGAAAAGAGATTCTGGCAAGAGTTTTTGGAGTGAGTTCAGCAGATGCCATTATGGTATATAATTATCCcatcatattttttcttaaagcaagaaccaaaaacaaggacatttcatattcatTCGTCCCTTAGGATACTCGGATAGAATGATCACAAAATTTCTTCAAAAGTGCCAAACTAGAATTCACTGCATTGCTGTCTAACCACTACCATGCCTAGAAAATACAACAAGGTAAAAGTAAACATAGTGCCTTGATAAATCCTCAGAATTTTCCAGTTTATAACCAAATCTTAATTGGACAGAACTACTGTGTTCTAAAATGTGGTGGATATCTGTTTTCTGTAATATTTCAAATAActatctgaaattaaaaacactcatagtaaaattaagcaaaaaacaataaattcttttgaaaatgggTATGCATCTTGTTCCTGTTTGTGTTTATgcatttgatttgtattttaatattatttttccatgaaactaaaatcacattttaaaaaagtatactacagagttaAAATATTATTGCTACATAACTTTCTCCTTACTCCaagtcacttttaaaaatcaagcagTATTTGTATTTTGATAGGATTACTactgtgtttgttttaaaaaacagcaaagtACCactagtttaaaatatttctcacacTTTGGTGACCCCCAAATTAAGAATGCTTCTACaagtgggcacagtggcacacagctgtaatttcagtagctctggaggctgaggcaggaagctgaggctgaggcaagttcaagggcagcgtCAAcgatttagcaagatcctaagcaacttagcaagaccctgccttaaaagaaaaaaataaaaaggagggctggggctgtagctcagtgacaagaGTACTTGGTTCCTATTcttagtgccacataaaaataaacaaaaattaaaggcaTCTGTTCACCTACAACTgccaaaaaaataagtaagtaaataaaaaggactggggatatagctcagtagtaaaatacccctgggttcaatccctagtttaaaaaaaaaaatgtattcacagGTAAcagggaggcagctcagtggaGTGGTAGAGCTCATGCTTAGCACACACaaagcactaggttcaattcctcATACCCCaactcccaccacacacacacacacacacacacatacacacacatacacggcTTCTTTCTGCTAAGTCACAAATGGTAATGTTACAATGTATTCGCCAAGAAGATTAGATGTATTTTTCCCAGTcactggtttatttgtttttattaaaacttattaATGACAACtggtataaatataattttcatgaGTAAAAATCCAACGATTAACCCCCTGGAAAAAATAGAGGCTTTTGAAACTGAAATAGTTGAAGTATTTAACTCTGATGTATTTCTACTttgacttcatgtacaatcatTTTATACTGACTCCCTAAATGTCATACCCTTATAATTATGATAAACAGCTaaacattttccatatgtataATTTCACACATTGCATAGTATGTAACACAGTTTAAGATACTCAAGAAGCTTACCGTGATCAATTAAAACTAGACTAACACATAGTTAACACTGGCAAGTAAACATTAATATAGCACTAAAATGCTGGGAAGGAATTTAGAAAACTTAACTTCATCATACTTACTTGTGATGGCTACTGCTATGacgatggtgatgatgatgatggtggtgatggtgtttaGAATGATGCTGGTCTTTCTCCGTAAGAGATGAGGATGAAGAATTTGAATGTGAAGATCCAAGgctcttcctttgttcttttgtcTTCTGTAAAACTCTCTTGTATGATAAAGTACACAGCCAGCAAAGTAACTTTCCATCAaccttttaagaaaatatttgtattaagtGTATTTTATCTGTCTGCAAATGAAACCAGGTAAGACAGACTGCTCAACTTCTAGTTATATTTCACAAATATGTGCAAAATTCTGTGAATACATACATTCACAGATCTTTGCAAAATGGAAGCCAAATTAGACTTTTCTCAAACTTtgtttaaaagattataaaactGGTGAGGATGATGTTATGAACTTCCATTAGTCTTGaggcattttacattttgaagagacattttaacttttttcttattcctaCAAAATCAGTATAAATTCCTGACATACTTACAAGTAATCTATTCTGAACTCGAGTCACGAGTCACTgtgtaataattaaaatgataaaggaTTTCCCACAACAGTTAAGAATTGTGAATTTATAGAAAAACAGGAGAGCTTGAACAATATAATTGATTCtcattattttcagatttcataCTTGCAGATTTGCTGTTTTGCTAAAATTTATCTGTAATCCCCAATACAATACTTGCAGTATATCTGTAGTCATACATACACAGCAGGTACATAGCACTGAAAAGTGTGCCACCAGACAATACACATTTCCCAGTAAAAGCAGGTGACATTCTACTTCTTGTTCTAGATTATATACTATAAACTGTCCTTTTCACTAGTGctgtatttttcaagtttttgtgCTCTATTTGCGATTTTGTTCTAACAATTCCAAATACTAGTGCTGACATGGTGTTCCTATGCTCAAGAAGGCTGTGATGTGCGTTATGAAAAACTACGTGTTTTTAGATAAACTTTATTCAGGCATCATTAGCACTGTTGGTAATGAGTTCAATTAAATTAATCAGTCATCTATTTATGCAATAAAGCGTCTCCAAGGGTAAACAAAATAAGATTATGTACTGTGAGACTGTCCAACATGTTATGACTAGACATAGGAACATAATCCTGTATCTCCCTTAAGAACTACAGTCCAGTTTTCACCAATTCAGTGTTCCTGACAACTTTAAAGAATGTTAACTACT of the Sciurus carolinensis chromosome 11, mSciCar1.2, whole genome shotgun sequence genome contains:
- the Fam76b gene encoding protein FAM76B isoform X5, producing the protein MASFFPVQESEATGLGTECSMIWSSSHPIKARMLSECRIAHPIVKCTYCRSEFQQESKTNTICKKCAQNVKQFGTPKPCQYCNIIAAFIGTKCQRCTNSEKKYGPPQTCEQCKQQCAFDRKEEGRRKVDGKLLCWLCTLSYKRVLQKTKEQRKSLGSSHSNSSSSSLTEKDQHHSKHHHHHHHHHHRHSSSHHKISSLSPEQEQGLWKQSHKSSAAIQNETPKKKPKLESKPSNGDSSSINQSADSGGTDNFVLISQLKEEVMSLKRLLQQRDQTILEKDKKLTELKADFQYQESNLRTKMNSMEKAHKETVEQLQQPVY
- the Fam76b gene encoding protein FAM76B isoform X3; translation: MAASALYACTKCTQRYPFEELSQGQQLCKECRIAHPIVKCTYCRSEFQQESKTNTICKKCAQNVKQFGTPKPCQYCNIIAAFIGTKCQRCTNSEKKYGPPQTCEQCKQQCAFDRKEEGRRKVDGKLLCWLCTLSYKRVLQKTKEQRKSLGSSHSNSSSSSLTEKDQHHSKHHHHHHHHHHRHSSSHHKISSLSPEQEQGLWKQSHKSSAAIQNETPKKKPKLESKPSNGDSSSINQSADSGGTDNFVLISQLKEEVMSLKRLLQQRDQTILEKDKKLTELKADFQYQESNLRTKMNSMEKAHKETVEQLQAKNRELLKQVAALSKGKKFDKSGSILTSP
- the Fam76b gene encoding protein FAM76B isoform X2, whose translation is MASFFPVQESEATGLGTECSMIWSSSHPIKARMLSECRIAHPIVKCTYCRSEFQQESKTNTICKKCAQNVKQFGTPKPCQYCNIIAAFIGTKCQRCTNSEKKYGPPQTCEQCKQQCAFDRKEEGRRKVDGKLLCWLCTLSYKRVLQKTKEQRKSLGSSHSNSSSSSLTEKDQHHSKHHHHHHHHHHRHSSSHHKISSLSPEQEQGLWKQSHKSSAAIQNETPKKKPKLESKPSNGDSSINQSADSGGTDNFVLISQLKEEVMSLKRLLQQRDQTILEKDKKLTELKADFQYQESNLRTKMNSMEKAHKETVEQLQAKNRELLKQVAALSKGKKFDKSGSILTSP
- the Fam76b gene encoding protein FAM76B isoform X1 — encoded protein: MASFFPVQESEATGLGTECSMIWSSSHPIKARMLSECRIAHPIVKCTYCRSEFQQESKTNTICKKCAQNVKQFGTPKPCQYCNIIAAFIGTKCQRCTNSEKKYGPPQTCEQCKQQCAFDRKEEGRRKVDGKLLCWLCTLSYKRVLQKTKEQRKSLGSSHSNSSSSSLTEKDQHHSKHHHHHHHHHHRHSSSHHKISSLSPEQEQGLWKQSHKSSAAIQNETPKKKPKLESKPSNGDSSSINQSADSGGTDNFVLISQLKEEVMSLKRLLQQRDQTILEKDKKLTELKADFQYQESNLRTKMNSMEKAHKETVEQLQAKNRELLKQVAALSKGKKFDKSGSILTSP
- the Fam76b gene encoding protein FAM76B isoform X4 gives rise to the protein MAASALYACTKCTQRYPFEELSQGQQLCKECRIAHPIVKCTYCRSEFQQESKTNTICKKCAQNVKQFGTPKPCQYCNIIAAFIGTKCQRCTNSEKKYGPPQTCEQCKQQCAFDRKEEGRRKVDGKLLCWLCTLSYKRVLQKTKEQRKSLGSSHSNSSSSSLTEKDQHHSKHHHHHHHHHHRHSSSHHKISSLSPEQEQGLWKQSHKSSAAIQNETPKKKPKLESKPSNGDSSINQSADSGGTDNFVLISQLKEEVMSLKRLLQQRDQTILEKDKKLTELKADFQYQESNLRTKMNSMEKAHKETVEQLQAKNRELLKQVAALSKGKKFDKSGSILTSP